In Microbulbifer elongatus, the DNA window GAACTACCGGTTTCTACCCATACATTATCGCCATTGGGGGAAAGGCCTTCTGGATTACGAAAATTTGCCAAGGTAATTACCCCGAGCACCTGACTTTTCTCATTGGCGTAATTGCCCCGCAGGGTTCCATCATCGTCAAATGTTATCCCGACCAACGCACCTGCAGCATAGCCATTCTGATCGAGGGAATTCAGGGCGAAGTCATTGCCGAATTGAGTGGATCCATCAAAACGGATATCGAAATCCAGGACATCGGCGCCGCCACCTGGTGCGAAACTATAGGTAGGAAACGTGCTTCCCGGTTCATTCAAACTGCCATTGTTGTCAAACACCAGTTGACCAACATTGGCAGAGTCGGCGTTGCCATCCACTGCCACACGGACTTCCCAGACGTTATCTGCGGTCTTGGTGAAATAGGTCGTCATAGTGTGCTGAATTCCAAGTGAATCGTACACAGTGCCGGTGTTGGCATAGGAATAGGTGCCGCTATCGGTGGTATCGAACGGAAAAGCCGTGCGGTCGACAGTATCGACTGTGGCGTCCAGATTCATAGAAATATCCACACCAGAGGTCGGCGTTGCGTTCATGGCGTCGGCGGGAACCCGGAGCTCCACTGGCTGGCCACCGGTGCCCACTCCAGCAGGAAAGCCGGTCAAGCGCGCTCCCTGCGCATTCTGCAGATAACCATCTGCGGTGAGAGTAAGTTGTCCATTACGGGAGTAAACTACTTCACCGCCCTGGGTAAAGCGAAAGAACCCGTTACCATTGATCCCGAGATCCAGGCTTCGCCCAGTGGCTTCCAATGTACCATTGGAAAAGTCCTGTAAGACTGCGGCCACACGGTTGCCCTGGCCAGCCAGTGCACCGGTGTATACATCAGCAAACTGAACACTGGACCCTTTAAACCCTACCGTCTGGGAGTTGGCAATATTGTTACCGACAACATCGAGATTGACCGCTGCGGAGTTGAGTCCGCTCAATGCCTGTGAAAAACCCATAATCAGTACCTGTTATTCTAAAAGTTGATGACGCGTTACCGCTCAGAGAATCTGGCGAATCTCATCTAGACTCACCGGGTCGGTGATACCACCGAGATCCAGTTTCGGAGCGCCCTGAGCGTCGAGGTTGACACCACTCACCAGGGCGTAATTCAAAGCACGGGCGACAAGAGATTCGCCATTGGCAGTCGCGCTGGCGGATACATGATAGGAACCTGCTGGTGCCGCTGTTCCCTCGTTGGTCATACCATCCCAGGTGAATGATTCCACCCCGGCCTCAAGCGAGAAAGGTTCGAAGGTACGTACCACTTCACCAGCCGCATTGCGAATGATGATATGCACTTCATCTGCCGCACTAGGGATTTCGATACCAAAAGGCGTGGTTGCCCCCTCCTCACCCACCAGCACACGATCACCTTCCACCAGTACGCCCTTGCCGATCATATCCGCGGCCTGCAACATCTGACTGGTATCCAACTGCCCATTAATACCCGCCAGGGTCTCGTTGAGACTTTCGATACCACTGACCGTGTTGATCTGGGCCAACTGGGATGTCATCTCGGCATTCTCCATCGGATTCATTGGATCCTGATTCTGGAGTTGCGCCACAAGTAACGTCATAAAACTAGACTGCATGTCCGCAGCCCCACTACTGGAACCAGCTGTCGCGTTCAATGCACTACGCACACCGCTATCAATAACATTTTCCACGGCCATTAATTTTCTCCCAACGTGAGCGTTTTCAGCATCAGCTGCTTGCTGGTGTTCATCACTTCCACATTCGCCTGATAGGAGCGAGACGCGGCAATCATGTCGACCATTTCATTGACCGGCTCCACATTCGGCAAACTGACGTAACCTGCCTCATCAGCCAGGGGGTGGTCCGGGCGATACTCCTGACGCAGCGGCGCTGAGTCTTCTACCAACCCGCGCACACGCACCCCACCAATGCCACCATTCTCTTGCTGACGCGCGGCAAAAATCAGGTGCTTTGCGCGGTAAGCTTCTCCATTTGGCCCTGCAACGCTGTCCGCATTGGCAAGATTACTCGCAGTCACATTCATGCGCTGCCCTTGCGCCGCCATCGCGGATCCTGATATCTCAAAAATAGAAAACATCGAAACGCTACACTCCTTCGAATTTATTAGGTATTGCTCTGATCGCACTGATCATCTGGTTTCATCTATTCCGGTTGCATTGCCGACTTGAGCCCACGAATACGACTATTGAGCAGTGTGAGGGCAGCCTGATAACGCACCGCATTGTCGGTAAACCGACTGCGCTCCTGATCCATACTCACCGTATTTCCATCCAGACTCGGCTGATCCGGCACCCGGTAAAGCATACTGGGCCCGCTGTTAATGCCCCCTTGTGTCGCGATGTGATTCGATGAAGTCATCGTCAGTGCCAGAGTATTACCCTCACGACTGATATTCCGACCCCCGATCTCCGCGCCAGCCGTGGCCTGAGCCAATGCACGGGAGAAGTTGAAATCTCGCGCCTTGTAATTCGGGGTGTCCGCATTGGCAATATTGTTAGCCAACACCTGTTGCCGCCGGTCGCGCAGACTTAGCGCTTCGCTGTCGAATTTGAGCGCTGCGGAAAGCCGATCAATCATACAGGTTCTCCCGGTTTTACCTTTTCAAGATAAAGACTACAGATAGAGCCGACTACGCAAAACTGAAAATAGGCGGCGCTTTTTCCTCTATTTCTCCCCTTCAGAAAAGTGGATGCTAAATACAATATGCCGTAATTCGCGACCCACCGCTTTGCACTGAGTAAACAGGTCATCGTCATGCATCGTGCGCTTTCCATCACTCTGACACTGCTCACAGTCATCCCCCTCCTTAGTGAAGCAAAAACAACACATGACGAACAAAAACCGGAAACGATGGCTCACCGGCTTCTCGCCGAGAGAACTACGCATCTCGGCGAGCGAGTGGAAATACAAGTACAGAAGGGTGCCCGCCACTGGGACCAATGCCACGCTCTTAGCGCGTTCCTGCCAGAAAACAGCACGGTACAGTGGGGCCGTATGACGGTAGGTATACGCTGCCTGAATGCACCACACACTCGCTATCTTCAAGCGCTGATCCGCGCTTTCGGACACTACTGGGTACCCAGGGAAAATCTACCAGCAGGTACTGAGCTTACAGCCGCAATGCTTAAGCGCGTCGAGGGCGAACTCAGCGCACTCCCACGGGGAGCGCTGCGCGAGCGTTCGCAGATTATTGGCAAGATAGCCAGTCGACCTTTGCGCTCAAGCAAAGTATTACAACGCCACCAACTGAAATCGCGACCGCTGGTAAGCCGCCGCCAACCGGTAACGCTGGTCGCTTCGGGACAGGGCTTTCATATTGCGCGCGAAGGACTGGCAATGGATGAGGGTACCCAGGGAGAAAAGGTGAGAGTTCGACTGCATAACCGCAAAATTCTCTCTGGCTATGTAACCGGCCCGTCACTGGTTGATATCCATCCACCTACAGGGCAATAGCTCCCGCCAAACGGGTTGCATCGAGCGGCCACCTCCGACCAAAGATGCGACATACGTCACAAAAATATATTCAAGTCGGACCTGCAAGCGCCGATATAGCGTAGGAAGAACAACGGAGACCGCCGCGTGAAAATCCAGAACATTACCCAACTGACGCCCGCCAACACTCCTCGCGAGAAGCCGGCAAGCGCACCGGTGGAGTCTGCAGCGAACCCCGGCGCCGCCGGGACACTCAAGAACGTTAGTCAGCTACACCAACCAGCTGCAGATAGTAGCCAGGATATTGACACACTGCGGGTGGAAGAGCTTCGTGAAGCGATCGCGTCGGGTACGTTTGAAATTCGCGTAGAACGAATCGCCGAAGGTTTGATCGCCAGTCTGCGGGAGCAGGAAGGCTTGGAAGAGCCGTGAACCTGCATCAATTTCTTCAACAATACCGGCTGAGCGTAGAGCAACTAAAACAAC includes these proteins:
- the flgE gene encoding flagellar hook protein FlgE, which encodes MGFSQALSGLNSAAVNLDVVGNNIANSQTVGFKGSSVQFADVYTGALAGQGNRVAAVLQDFSNGTLEATGRSLDLGINGNGFFRFTQGGEVVYSRNGQLTLTADGYLQNAQGARLTGFPAGVGTGGQPVELRVPADAMNATPTSGVDISMNLDATVDTVDRTAFPFDTTDSGTYSYANTGTVYDSLGIQHTMTTYFTKTADNVWEVRVAVDGNADSANVGQLVFDNNGSLNEPGSTFPTYSFAPGGGADVLDFDIRFDGSTQFGNDFALNSLDQNGYAAGALVGITFDDDGTLRGNYANEKSQVLGVITLANFRNPEGLSPNGDNVWVETGSSGQPLLGLAGVGQFGTLESGAVETSNVDLTRELVDLIVAQRNYQANTQTIKVQDEVLQAAVNLR
- the flgD gene encoding flagellar hook assembly protein FlgD — encoded protein: MAVENVIDSGVRSALNATAGSSSGAADMQSSFMTLLVAQLQNQDPMNPMENAEMTSQLAQINTVSGIESLNETLAGINGQLDTSQMLQAADMIGKGVLVEGDRVLVGEEGATTPFGIEIPSAADEVHIIIRNAAGEVVRTFEPFSLEAGVESFTWDGMTNEGTAAPAGSYHVSASATANGESLVARALNYALVSGVNLDAQGAPKLDLGGITDPVSLDEIRQIL
- the flgC gene encoding flagellar basal body rod protein FlgC, producing the protein MAAQGQRMNVTASNLANADSVAGPNGEAYRAKHLIFAARQQENGGIGGVRVRGLVEDSAPLRQEYRPDHPLADEAGYVSLPNVEPVNEMVDMIAASRSYQANVEVMNTSKQLMLKTLTLGEN
- the flgB gene encoding flagellar basal body rod protein FlgB; the encoded protein is MIDRLSAALKFDSEALSLRDRRQQVLANNIANADTPNYKARDFNFSRALAQATAGAEIGGRNISREGNTLALTMTSSNHIATQGGINSGPSMLYRVPDQPSLDGNTVSMDQERSRFTDNAVRYQAALTLLNSRIRGLKSAMQPE
- the flgA gene encoding flagellar basal body P-ring formation chaperone FlgA: MHRALSITLTLLTVIPLLSEAKTTHDEQKPETMAHRLLAERTTHLGERVEIQVQKGARHWDQCHALSAFLPENSTVQWGRMTVGIRCLNAPHTRYLQALIRAFGHYWVPRENLPAGTELTAAMLKRVEGELSALPRGALRERSQIIGKIASRPLRSSKVLQRHQLKSRPLVSRRQPVTLVASGQGFHIAREGLAMDEGTQGEKVRVRLHNRKILSGYVTGPSLVDIHPPTGQ
- the flgM gene encoding flagellar biosynthesis anti-sigma factor FlgM gives rise to the protein MKIQNITQLTPANTPREKPASAPVESAANPGAAGTLKNVSQLHQPAADSSQDIDTLRVEELREAIASGTFEIRVERIAEGLIASLREQEGLEEP